CGCCTCGCTGCTCGGAATCTCGCCGCCCTCGCACAGCACGGGACGGGTCCTGACCGAGGCGCTGGTGCCCGCTACCCAGCGCCCCAGCGCGCAGCCGGGAAAGGCGCCGCGATGACGCAGGCCGCCAATCCGGCTGCGAGCGCGTCCGGCCACGCCGTGGACCTGAGCGTGAGCTTTGCCGGTCTCACCTTCAAGAATCCGGTCATCGCCGCCAGCGGCACCTTCGGCTACGGCATCGAGTTTGAAGACATCGTCGCGCTGGAAAAGCTGGGTGGATTCGTGGTGAAAGGTCTTTCGCGCGAGCCCATGGCCGGCAACCCGCCGCCGCGCATCTTCGAGACCGCCGCCGGCATGCTGAACTCCATCGGGCTGCAGAACATCGGCGCGCGCGCCTTTGTGGAAGAGAAGCTTCCGCTGCTCAACAAGAAGAAGGACATCGTGGTCATCGCCAACGTCTTCGGCTACACCCCGGACGACTACGAGGCCGCCATCCACATCCTGAACCAGGGCGAGGGCATCGCCGCCTATGAGCTAAACGTCTCTTGCCCCAACACCAAGCGCGGCGGCATCCAGTTCGGGACCGACCCGGTGCTGCTGGAGGAGGTGGTAGTCAACGCCAAGAACGCGGCGCGGCGGCCGTTGATCGTCAAGCTCTCACCCAACGTGAGCAGCATTCCGCAGATGGCGCACGCGGCGGAGAACGCCGGAGCGGACGCCATCTCCCTGGTCAACACCTTCGTGGCCCTGGCCATCGACGCCGAGACCCGCCGCCCGCGCATCTCCAACATCACCGCCGGGCTTTCCGGCCCGGCCATCAAGCCCATCGCGCTGCGCATGGTCTATGAAGCCGCGCACGCCGTGGATATTCCGGTGATCGGCATCGGTGGCATCGCCACCGCCGAGGACGTGGTGGAATTCATGCTCGCCGGCGCAGCGGCCGTGCAGATCGGCACCGCCAACTACTGGGACCCATGCGCCACGGAGAAGATCGTGGGCGCGCTGGAGCGCTGGTGCGTGGAGCACCGGGTGAAGAAGATCACCGACTTGATCGGTGGGCTCGAGACCTGAGCCCGCGAATCACTTGCTCGCCGGAGGCGGCTGCACTTTGAAGCTCCAGTCCAACAGCACCAGCTTCCATCCCTCCGCGCGCTTTTCAACCACGTAGACCGACCACAGCACGGCCTCGACCTTCTGGCCGCTCTTGCGGGTCAGGGTCATGTCCGTCCGGGTGTAGCCCCAGCCCATCTGCGGGCTGGCCACGATCTTGACGACCTGGGCCTTCGAGGGCGGCGCGGGCTCCTGGAACTCGGGAATCAGGTGATGATCGCGGAAGTCCACCCAGCCGTCGTTCCGGCCCCCGTTCTCCAATACCACCAGGTCGGAAGCGACCAGAGGCTCCAACTGGGCCACGTTGCGCTCCGCCAGTCCTTGCTCAAACTGTTCGATCACTCTACGCACTTCGGCTTCCGGCCCGCGGTTCTGGCCGTAGAGAGGCATCCACGCTAGAACTACTGCGGCCAATACGATAAGCGGCTTCATCATGTCTTGTCCTTTCTAGTGAGAATGGGGCGTCGCAGCCCGATTGGGGGCGCCGAACCGAACGATGGCTGCGTGGAGCATGTCGCCCATTTGATGGACATCCACCACGACCCGGTCGCCAACCTTCAGGTCGCTGGCCTTGGCTGGCTTTCCGCTCTTGATGAACTTTGTCTCAGAGTCGAAGGACACCGCCTTCGTCTCTTTCTCGAGCGTCTGTACGGTGATGGAGCTGGCTGTCACGGCGGTTACCATGCCCTTCACGTGCTCGCCCGCGCCGTGGGCGAGCGCGAGTCCGGACAAGGCAACTGCCAGAGCTGCAGTCAATGCGATCATTCTTTTCGTTTTCATGGTCTTCCTCCTATTAGTGATGTTGTTTGCTTTGCTGCTTGGTCGGTTCTCTCTTCTGTTGCGGCTCCTGGCCACTCAAAAACTCCTCGGCTTCCCGTTCCTCCTCCATCTCGCGGCGGCTCACGGGATTGTAGTTTTCCATCTCCTTCGCTTCTTCGGGCGTCAGTTCCGGAAGGTGGCGAATGAAAAGAACCAATTTCCAGCTCTCCTCATCCTTGACCGCGTCGCCCCAGGCCGGCATGCCGGTGAGGCGAATGCCGTGGTGAATGATGCCGTAAATCTCGCCATCGGTCAGATTCTGTGTCTGCGCCTGGCGCATGTCGGGAGGCTTGGGATACATGTTCTTGCCGATGGTGGTTTCCCCGCTCCCGTTATTGGCGTGGCAGAGGGCGCAATGGTCCGCAAAATGCGCCCTCTGTTGCGCGATGAGCTCCGGGGTGGCCGTGAATGGATCCCTCGCGTTCTTCATGGAAGCGGGAACGGCCAGGCTTCGCATTGTCCTCGCCACCGCGGCTTCCAATGCAGACGGGTTGTCCCGCGCGCTAAAACCGCGACGGATTGTCACCACACCGAGCCCTAAGAGGGTTGCGAGGGTTACCAATACCGTGGAGGCGACCAGCTTCTTCCTGCGCATGTTTCATCTCTCCTGTGAAGACACGGCTGTGGCTGAAGGCACGTTGACCTCACGCACCGGACCATCCAGCTCGCCCGGCCGGCAGGGCGCTTCCAGGCCCAGTGCGAGAGCTAGGGTTACCACAGTGACTGCCACAGGTTTTTGCATCATCCTCTCCCATGCAATAACTTTGTCGCCTCAGTGGTGATGCTCCATGCGCCCCGGCCGGAAGCGCAGGAAGACGCGAAAGCTCACCGGGTTCTCACCGTACACCGCATCGAGCGCTGAAGGCTTCGAATAGAAGGTTACGTCAGCGCCCACTCCCATCTGCATCTTGGCGTTCTGCACCAGGTCCCGGATGCCACCGAAGGTGTACCCGCCTACGCGGAACTGCGGACGCGGAAGCGGAACCGCGGGAAACAGCTCGTCCTTGTCCACCAGCTCCAGACGCGTGTAGGCGTAGTTCCTGGACTTGAAGTTCACGATGGATTCCAGCAAGTAGCTGTTCTGCGTGGTGTTTTTGAGCTGCTTGTGATTGCGCCCCCAGATGAGCGAGGTCGCCCAGTTGCCGCCCGTGAGCGGCCGGTTGTAACTGACCGATGCCGTCTGGCGATTGGTATCGCCCGGCTCCCCGGCGTGGATCTCCTGGTCATGGATGTGGCCGTAGCTGTACTGCAAACTCCAGTCCTTCGAGGGACGCACGCTCACCCGCGCCGACCAGGAGTCGAGCGGGCCGAAGTCGATGGTCTGGCGCACCTGGTCGGGCTCGCGTCCGTTAAAGACGGAGACTTCGCCGCGCACTTTGCCCACCGTCAGCCCGGTGGTGATTACGCCCGCGGTGATGTGAGTGGCGTCCTGCAGGTGATGGCTGAGTGGCGCCGACGGGATTTCCGCCGCCGATCCGCGATGCATGAACGCCACCGGGCCCAGCGCCGGCTCGCCCACCGGCGCGCCGTAGATGTGCCAGCTCACCTTCTTCGAGATGGGCACCGAGTACAGCACGGAAATCTCTCCGAAGAGGTCGTGCGGATGCTGGTGGTCTACCAGCGGCTGGTTGCGATAGGTCTCGCCCGTCTGGAAGAGCTGCGGAAAGCCCGGATGCGGCACGGTCAGCGCCTCGGCGGAGAACATCTGGCGGAATTCGATGGTCCCCGGGCCCAGCCGGTGCTGCTCCATGAACATGGCCCAGTTCATGGACTCGAACTTGCCCGCGCCCCGCGGCCCGCCCTGGTGGTTGAAGGTGAGGAAGAGATTGCCGTGCGCCATCAGCGTCCATTTCGCGCGTTCGGTCATCCACATGTAGGCGGGGGTCGAATCCGGCTGCCAGGCCGTGCCCGAGGCCATGCGGTGCGGCTCGCGTGCGGGCTTCGCCGCCTGCTCCATCCCCGCCATCCCCTCATGCTGATGCTCAGGCTGCGCCTCCGGCGGCTTCTGCGGCGGCTCTTCCTGCTTCTTCTGCGGATCCGGTGGCTTGGGCTGCTCCTGCGCCGGCGGCGGAGTGTGCTGGTGCTGCGCGTGCTCCTCGCCATCCGGCTGGGTTTGAGCGAAGGCCACGGCGCACAGCAGCAATCCTGGCAATAGATACCTGAAATTCATGATGTCCCTTCCTTCTCAGAATGTGTCCAGAGGCGCGCGCATAATCCTGTAGCGCGCTCGTGCAAAAGGAAATTCAGCGAGAGGAAGGGAGCTAGATACGGAGGGGTAGAGCCGAATGCAGGTGCGGGCTTGGGGGTGGGGAAGTCGCGGCCTCTGTTTCCGAGATTCCCTCGCAGGCGAATCCCACCGGAGATTGCACAAACACGCCGGCTGCGTTGTCCCTCGGCAAGGCAGCACTGGAGTTCTTCCCGGCCGCATCCTGCACATGCCCGGAGCAGGCCTGACGTTTAACCGACACCGGCGCCTCCGGCTGGGAGTGGGGATACGACTTCATCTTCATGTGATGAGCGGAGTGGTGAGCGGCCATCATGGGCTGTGCAGGTTGGTCAGCGGAATGGCCTGGATGCTGCCGAGCGGCGCACAACTCAGCGCACGACGCGGCGGCGGTGAGGTTTCCCGTCATCGCCACGATCAAAACCAAAGCCGTAAATGTTCTTGCGAAGCGCAATCGAATGCCTGACTCCAGGAAGCGGGGCTCGCTTCCCTGTTAGTTGATCTTTACCTTGAACTCCTCCGGGATGCGGTCGCGGATCTCTTGCGGCAGGCTGTCATGGATGCGGCGCGCGCCCAGCTTGGCGGCGTCCACCATCACCAGCGGCGCCGGAGTGGCGATGGCCACGGCGATCCACACCACGCTGGAGAAGGCGAAGCCGCACAGCGCGGCAATCTGCAGCAGCAGCGCGTGTTTGGGATCGAGGTAGCGGATGGCGCCGAAGGCCACCAGGAACATCCCCGCCGAGATGGTGGTGACCACGATCAGGCCGACGTCGATGGTGCGGTGCAGGCGCAGCCGCGCGCGGCAGCGGGCGCAGCCCGCCAGGTGTTTTTCATAATCGCCGCGCATCTCGGCCGCGATCCCGGAGATATCGTACCGCCATCCCGCCAGAATCTCTGCCACCACGCGGTCCGTGCAAGGCTGATTGATGACCATATCGTTATCGTTTACAGATGAATAGATTCCATCGGCTGACTTTGGGATGCCAGCAGCAGCCGGTTGCGCATCAGATCCCGCTGCGGGCCCAGGGCCTGCTCCGCCGCTCTCCGGGCGATCTCGGGATGGTTGTTCTGCTCGGAGAGATGCGCCAACACGACGAACGCAGCCCCTCCATCATAATCGTTCGTAAAGAATTCCGCGAGGGCGTCATTGGAGAGGTGGCCCACGCGGCTCATCACCCGCTGCTTCACCTGCCAGGGATAGGGCCCTCCGCGCAGCATCTCCAGGTCGTGGTTGGACTCGATCATCAGCCCGTCGCATCCCCGCAGGTGCTCGCGCACGTTCGGCGGCAGATATCCCAGGTCGGTCACCAGACCCAGCTTCACTCCTTCGAGGCGAAAGGTGAAGGCCACCGGGTCGGTGGCGTCGTGCGGCGTGGTGAAGGGCGTCACGGTGATGTCGCCCACCACGAAGCTGTGCCCGGAGGAGAAGGATTCCATCCGCTCCAGCCTGGGAGGTTGGTGGTCCTGCGCGCTCTGCCGCCGGTCGCGCACCCAAGCCTCGCGCGTGTCCGCGGTCATGTAGACCGCCGCCCGGGTCTTGCGCGCCAGCACCTCCAGTCCTCCCACATGATCGGAGTGCTCGTGGGAGATGAGGATGGCGTCCAGCTGTTCCGGCTCCTCCCCCGCGGCGCGCATGCGGCGGAAGGTTTCGCGGCAGGAAAGCCCGGCGTCCACCAGCAGGCGCGTGCGCGCGCTGGCCACCACCGCGCTGTTTCCCTTGCTCCCGCTGGCCAGGACCGTGAGCCGCGCCGCCATGTCAGGAGAATAGCCGGAACGGGCGCGGAGCGGGGAGTGGCGCGCAAGTAACCTCACGCGCCCGTCTCGGCCTTGCGGATCTCGCGCTCCCGTAGCCAGGTAAAGATCACAGGCGTCACGATCAGCACCAGCAGCAACGAACTGACCATGCCTCCCAGTACGGGCGTGGCCAAAGGCTTCATCACCTCCGCGCCCGTGCGCGTGGACCACATGATGGGAAGCAAGCCCGCCACCACGGTGGCCACCGTCATCACTTTGGGGCGGAGTCGCAACAGCGCACCCTCCATCACCGCTTCCTGCAGACTTTCGTGGGTCAGTGGGCCTGTGGCCGCGACCTTGCGCGCCACCGCCTCTTGCAGATAAATCACCATGACCACGCCGGTCTGGACCGCCGTGCCAAACAACGCGATGAACCCCACCCATACCGCGACGGAAAAGTTGTAGCCCAGCAGCTTCAGCAGAACGATTCCGCCCGAGAAGGCGAACGGAACCGCAAGGATAACAAGGAAGGCTTCCCTCCACGACCGGTAGGTCAGGTACAGCAGCAATACGATGATGACCAGAACCACGGGAATGACGACTTCCAGGCGCCGCTTGGCGCTGATCTGGTTCTCATACTGGCCGCTCCACTCCACGTAATAGCCAGGCGGGAGCTTTACGCGCTCGCCGACCGCGCGTTTGGCCTCTTCCACGAAGCCGCCGGCATCCCGGCCGCGGACGTTCATGAGCACGGTGCCACGCAGCAAGCCGTTCTCGCTGGAGATCATGGAAGGGCCCATGGTCACGTGGATGTGCGCCAGTTGTCCCAACGGGATTTGAAGTCCATTGGGTCCGGGGACCGGGAGTTGGCCCAGGCTCTCGGGATCCTCGCGGAAATCGCGGGCATAGCGGACGCGCACGGGGAAGCGCTGGCGGCCCTCGATGGTGGTGGTCAGGTTTCTGCCGCCGATCGCCGTCTCGATCACGTCCTGGACGTCGCCCACGCTGATGCCATAGCGGGCGGCGGCGGTACGGTCCACCTGAATCTCCAGATACGGGGCTCCGGTGATGCGTTCCGCATAGAGATCCACCGCGCCCGGGACCTCGTGCAGAACGCGCTCGATCTCGACCGATTTCTGTTCAAGGGTGGCCAAATCGCTGCCAAACACCTTCACCCCCACCTGGGTCCGGATCCCGGTGGAGAGCATGTCGATGCGGTTGCGGATGGGCTGTGTCCAGATGTTGGTCACTCCCGGCATGCGCAGTTTTTCGTTCAGCCGCTCGAGGATCTGGTCTTTGGTGGTGCCGGCTGGCCATTCTTCCTTCGGCTTGAGCGTCACGATGGTCTCGGTCATGTTGATGGGAGCCGGGTCGGTGGGGGTGTCGGCCCGGCCGATCTTCCCCACCACCAGGCCGACCGCCGGATCCTGGGCGATGATGCGGTCCTGTTGCCGCATCAGCTCGGTGGCTTTGGTCAGGGAGATGCTGGGATCGGTGATGGGCATCCACATGGCGCTTTCCTCGTCCAGCGGCGGCATGAACTCGGAGCCGATTCCGCTGGCCAGCCACAGCGAGCCCAGAAACAGCAGCAAGGCCGAGGCCAGGGTGGCGAACCGGTGCCGTAGCACCCAGCCCAGCACCGGCTTGTACAGTCCCTGCAGCACGCGCATCACTGGATTGTCCTCTTCCCGGTGCAACCGGCCGCGGATCAGGAAGGTGCACAACACCGGGACCAGCGTGACCGCCATGAAGGTGGAGCCCGCCATGGCGAACGTCTTAGTGAACGCCAAGGGGTGAAACATCTTGCCTTCCATCCCGGTCAGCGCAAAGACCGGGACGAAGGCTAGGATGATGATGGTCATGGCAAAGAAGATCGGCCGGCCGACCACTTTCGCCGCGTTCAGCGTGATCTCCCGGATCTGCGACCTGTACTCGCCGTGTTCCTCATAGTGCTGCTCGGCGTGGCGGATCACGTTTTCGGTCATGACGATTCCCGCGTCCACCAGCACGCCGATGGCGATGGCGATCCCGCCCAGCGACATGATGTTGGAGGAGATTCCGGCCTGGTTCATGAACAGGAACGAGATCAGCACCGCCAAGGGAAGCGGGAGGGTGACGATCAGGATGCTGCGGAAATGCCACAAGAAAATAATGTGCGCCAGGGTGACCAGCACGATCTCTTCAATCAAAGCCAGCCGCAGCATGGCCACCGCCCGAAGGATCAGGCTGCTGCGGTCGTAGAAGGGCACGATCTTGACGCCGGGAGGCAGGCCGGGCTCCAGGGCCCGGATCTTGGCCTTGACCGCATCAATCACCGCCAGGGCGTTGGCGCCATAGCGGATGATCACCACTCCGCCCACCGCGTCTTTGCCATCTTTGTCGAGCGCGCCGCGGCGGAACTCCGGGCCCAGTTGCACGGACGCGACGTTGCTTACATAGACGGGCGTGCCGCCGTGGGCGTCGAGCACGATGTTTTCGATGTCCTGGACGGACCGAATCAGGCCCATGCCGCGCACCACCAGTTCCTGGTCGCCAGACTCCAAGACCTTCGCGCCCACGTTGAGGTTGCTGCGCTCCACCGCCTCGAAGACCGTGCGGATGGGAAGGCCGTAAGCGCGCAGCTTCACCGGATCCACGTCAATCTGGTACTGGCGCAGGAAGCCGCCAATGGTGCCCACGTCAGCCACACCGGGGACCGAATTGAGTTGATAGCGGACAAACCAGTGCTGGATGGAGTGCAAGGTGCCGGAATCGTAGGGCCCGTCCACTGTGTACCAAAAGACCTGGCCGACTCCGGTGGCGTCCGGACCCAGCGTGGGCGTGGCCCCGGCGGGCAGGTAACTGGAGGCGAGATTCAGCCGCTCCAGCACCCGCGTGCGGGCAAAGTAAACGTCCACGTTGTCTTCGAAGATGATGTTGACCATGGAAAAGCCAAAGGCCGAGGCCGAACGCACGGTTTTCACTCCCGGCAGGCCCTGGAGGTTCACGGTGAGCGGATAGGTGATCTGGTCCTCCACCTCCTGGGGGCTGCGGCCCGGCCAGTCCGCGTACACGATGACCTGGTTCTCACTCAAGTCCGGGATGGCATCGATGGGAGTGCGGAGCAGTGCCCAGTATCCCCACCCGGCCAGAACCGCGTAGATCAGCAGCACGAAAAAGCGATATCGCAGAGACAACTCGATCAGCCGGTTAATCAAGGCCCGCTCCTTCCTACTTGGCGCGCAGGTTCGTCCTGTACACGGCCACACGCTGCCCGTTTCGATTCACTTCCACCGTCACACTCCACGAACCCGCCGTGGGAACCGTCATGCTTCCGGAGTATTGCGTCCCGTCCCACTTCAGCTCTGTGGACTGCCGCATCTCCGCCATGCCCATGGCAGGCATCGCGGGCATGAGCAGCGTCACGCTCACCTGAGCGTCCCCGACGGCTTTCCCGCGGGGATCGGTGACCGACACGTGAAAAGCAGCCTCCGCTCCTCCGGTTGCCGGGTCGGGCACGGATCGGAAGACCACCTTGAGCGCCTCTCCTGGCCCTGAGGAAGCCTGAGGCGCGTTTGCCGAGAATTCCTTCGAGCCGCCGAACATGCCCGCCATGCCCCCGGTCAGGCGCGTCTGCGAGTCGATCAGGAAGCTGCCGTGGGTGACCACGCGCTCGCCCTCCCGCACTCCCGACAGGACGGGGTAGAACTCCTGGTCTGCGGCTCCCAGTTCCACCTGGCGCGGTTCGAAGACACCGCTTCCCCGCGCAACGTAGACCAGCTTCCGCGTCCCAGTATCGAGCACCGCAGAGCGAGGCACGGCCAGGACCTCCTGCCCCGCGGAGCGGGCGAGCGATGCGTGGACGAACATCCCCGGGCGCAGCCGCAGCCCGGGATTCGCAACTTGAATGCGTACCGCCACCGTGCGCGTCTGGGGGTTGAGCGTGGGCTCGATGAAGTCCACGCGCCCGAGCAGTTTGCCGGGCAGCGCCTCGGCGGTGACCTCCACCGGCTGGCCCGCACGCACGCGCGCCAGGTCCGATTCATAGACATCCGCCTTGACCCACACCGTGCTCAGGTCGGCGACGGTGTAGAGCGCATCTCCCTCTTTGACGTACTGACCCAAGACCACCTTCCGCTCCATCACAATGCCGCTGACGGTCGAAGAGATGGTGATTTGAACCGGCGGATGATCCGCCCTGGCAATCTCTTGGATCTGTTGCGGCGACAGGCCCCAGAGCTCCAGACGGCGCCGGGAAGCCACCACCAGGTCGCGGGCCTGAGCCTGCGCCTCCGGCCGCCCCTGGGAGCCGAGCCGCTCCAGGCTCTCCAGCGCCAGCCGGTACTCCTCCCCGCTGGAGGCGACTTCGGGGCTGTAAATAAGAGCAATGGGCTGTCCGCGGCGCACGGCTTGCCCGGTGAAGTCCAGGAATAGCTTGTCGATGCGCCCCCCGACGCGCGAGCTGATGCTAGCGAGTTGGGTCTCCGCTTCTTCCACTCTTCCCACCGTCAGCAGCGAACCGGCCATGGTTCTCAGGCGTACCTCGCTGGTTTCGACGCCGATGGCTCTCTGCTCGGCGTCGCTGAGTTCCACGGTGCTGCCCGGTTCCGAGGTCGAAGGCAGGTTCCCGGCCGGTTCCTGATGACCCCCGGCAGGAGCGGAGGCCGCCGGGGCGGCTGCGACCGGAGGGCTGCTCGCAGGCCGCGAGCGCATCCACATCGCTGCTCCGAACACAATCGCACCCACAAGAAACACCAGCAAAGCAGTTGCGGCGACTCTCTTGTTCGGGAAACTCATGGCTTCACCTCCGCGGTCGTCTCGGCTGCGGGCGCCCGTGCGGGCAGGGGTGCGCCCACGGCGCGCTCCAGATCGGCCCGCCGCTCTTCAAACTCCGAGAGCGCCCGGAAGTATGCATACTCCACGTCCAGCGCCGCGTTCTGGCTGTCGAGCAGGTTCAGGAAATCCGTGCGATCGTTGCGATAGGCGGCCACCGCTGCTTTTAGGGAGGTCTGGGTCTGCGGCCGCAGGGTGTCGCGATACAGCTCCACCATCTGTCTTGCCGTTTCCGCGCGAATCCGGGCTTCCTGAATCTCGCGGAAAACCAGAACACGCCGGTTCTCGTATTCTGCTTTCCAAACGGTGTGCTCGGCCCGCGCCTCGGCGATCTCCGATTCGTGGCGCCGGCGATTGAACCAGGGCAGGGTGAAAGAAAGCTCTGCCATGTAGGCGTTGCGGAAGGGAGAGGCGGCGGGCTGCAGCATGTATCCAAAGCCCAGGCTGTAGTCCGGAGTGTAGGCTTTGGCCGCCAGCCGGACCTGGGTCTCGCTGCGCTGGATGGCCACAGAGGTGGCCAGTAGCTCCGGACGATTCTCCAGCGCCACGCGTTGCAGCTCGGCGATGGCGGGAAGATCTCCCGGCACGGCGTACTCGCCCACGACCTCCAGAGGGCCGCCCGGATCGCGTCCCAGAAGAGCATTGAGCTCGACTCGCGCCAGCCGGCCCTCCTGCTGCAACGTCAACAGATGCTCGACCAGCCGGGTGACGGCGATTTGAGCTTTCAGCAAATCCTGCTGCGGCACCCGGCCCACGGTGTACTTGATGCGGGCGGCCTCCATCCCCTGCCGCGCCAGCGCTACCTGCTCCTCATGCAGACGCAATTCCTCGGAGTTCCGAAGCAGGCCATAGAAGGCGGTGCGGACTCTGGCCGTGACCTCGCGCTTCTTGGCCTCCAGCACGGCTTTCGCAATGCTTACGCCCTGCTGCGCGATCTGGGAGCGCAGCGCCCGCTTGCCCGGCCCGGGAAAGGCCTGCGTCACCGCGAACATGTTCTGCGCTTGATTCAGGTTCCAGGGT
Above is a window of Terriglobales bacterium DNA encoding:
- a CDS encoding MBL fold metallo-hydrolase, with amino-acid sequence MAARLTVLASGSKGNSAVVASARTRLLVDAGLSCRETFRRMRAAGEEPEQLDAILISHEHSDHVGGLEVLARKTRAAVYMTADTREAWVRDRRQSAQDHQPPRLERMESFSSGHSFVVGDITVTPFTTPHDATDPVAFTFRLEGVKLGLVTDLGYLPPNVREHLRGCDGLMIESNHDLEMLRGGPYPWQVKQRVMSRVGHLSNDALAEFFTNDYDGGAAFVVLAHLSEQNNHPEIARRAAEQALGPQRDLMRNRLLLASQSQPMESIHL
- a CDS encoding CusA/CzcA family heavy metal efflux RND transporter; the encoded protein is MINRLIELSLRYRFFVLLIYAVLAGWGYWALLRTPIDAIPDLSENQVIVYADWPGRSPQEVEDQITYPLTVNLQGLPGVKTVRSASAFGFSMVNIIFEDNVDVYFARTRVLERLNLASSYLPAGATPTLGPDATGVGQVFWYTVDGPYDSGTLHSIQHWFVRYQLNSVPGVADVGTIGGFLRQYQIDVDPVKLRAYGLPIRTVFEAVERSNLNVGAKVLESGDQELVVRGMGLIRSVQDIENIVLDAHGGTPVYVSNVASVQLGPEFRRGALDKDGKDAVGGVVIIRYGANALAVIDAVKAKIRALEPGLPPGVKIVPFYDRSSLILRAVAMLRLALIEEIVLVTLAHIIFLWHFRSILIVTLPLPLAVLISFLFMNQAGISSNIMSLGGIAIAIGVLVDAGIVMTENVIRHAEQHYEEHGEYRSQIREITLNAAKVVGRPIFFAMTIIILAFVPVFALTGMEGKMFHPLAFTKTFAMAGSTFMAVTLVPVLCTFLIRGRLHREEDNPVMRVLQGLYKPVLGWVLRHRFATLASALLLFLGSLWLASGIGSEFMPPLDEESAMWMPITDPSISLTKATELMRQQDRIIAQDPAVGLVVGKIGRADTPTDPAPINMTETIVTLKPKEEWPAGTTKDQILERLNEKLRMPGVTNIWTQPIRNRIDMLSTGIRTQVGVKVFGSDLATLEQKSVEIERVLHEVPGAVDLYAERITGAPYLEIQVDRTAAARYGISVGDVQDVIETAIGGRNLTTTIEGRQRFPVRVRYARDFREDPESLGQLPVPGPNGLQIPLGQLAHIHVTMGPSMISSENGLLRGTVLMNVRGRDAGGFVEEAKRAVGERVKLPPGYYVEWSGQYENQISAKRRLEVVIPVVLVIIVLLLYLTYRSWREAFLVILAVPFAFSGGIVLLKLLGYNFSVAVWVGFIALFGTAVQTGVVMVIYLQEAVARKVAATGPLTHESLQEAVMEGALLRLRPKVMTVATVVAGLLPIMWSTRTGAEVMKPLATPVLGGMVSSLLLVLIVTPVIFTWLREREIRKAETGA
- a CDS encoding efflux RND transporter periplasmic adaptor subunit, encoding MELSDAEQRAIGVETSEVRLRTMAGSLLTVGRVEEAETQLASISSRVGGRIDKLFLDFTGQAVRRGQPIALIYSPEVASSGEEYRLALESLERLGSQGRPEAQAQARDLVVASRRRLELWGLSPQQIQEIARADHPPVQITISSTVSGIVMERKVVLGQYVKEGDALYTVADLSTVWVKADVYESDLARVRAGQPVEVTAEALPGKLLGRVDFIEPTLNPQTRTVAVRIQVANPGLRLRPGMFVHASLARSAGQEVLAVPRSAVLDTGTRKLVYVARGSGVFEPRQVELGAADQEFYPVLSGVREGERVVTHGSFLIDSQTRLTGGMAGMFGGSKEFSANAPQASSGPGEALKVVFRSVPDPATGGAEAAFHVSVTDPRGKAVGDAQVSVTLLMPAMPAMGMAEMRQSTELKWDGTQYSGSMTVPTAGSWSVTVEVNRNGQRVAVYRTNLRAK
- a CDS encoding c-type cytochrome — encoded protein: MRRKKLVASTVLVTLATLLGLGVVTIRRGFSARDNPSALEAAVARTMRSLAVPASMKNARDPFTATPELIAQQRAHFADHCALCHANNGSGETTIGKNMYPKPPDMRQAQTQNLTDGEIYGIIHHGIRLTGMPAWGDAVKDEESWKLVLFIRHLPELTPEEAKEMENYNPVSRREMEEEREAEEFLSGQEPQQKREPTKQQSKQHH
- a CDS encoding TolC family protein produces the protein MKSACILVFLLLTWAAAGAQAPLPVAATPPAQEHETHPADVPAMTLEQLEAASLETNPEIQVLARGAGVAEARVPAAGALDDPSFMYRGWGVPLREPWNLNQAQNMFAVTQAFPGPGKRALRSQIAQQGVSIAKAVLEAKKREVTARVRTAFYGLLRNSEELRLHEEQVALARQGMEAARIKYTVGRVPQQDLLKAQIAVTRLVEHLLTLQQEGRLARVELNALLGRDPGGPLEVVGEYAVPGDLPAIAELQRVALENRPELLATSVAIQRSETQVRLAAKAYTPDYSLGFGYMLQPAASPFRNAYMAELSFTLPWFNRRRHESEIAEARAEHTVWKAEYENRRVLVFREIQEARIRAETARQMVELYRDTLRPQTQTSLKAAVAAYRNDRTDFLNLLDSQNAALDVEYAYFRALSEFEERRADLERAVGAPLPARAPAAETTAEVKP
- a CDS encoding nuclear transport factor 2 family protein; the protein is MMKPLIVLAAVVLAWMPLYGQNRGPEAEVRRVIEQFEQGLAERNVAQLEPLVASDLVVLENGGRNDGWVDFRDHHLIPEFQEPAPPSKAQVVKIVASPQMGWGYTRTDMTLTRKSGQKVEAVLWSVYVVEKRAEGWKLVLLDWSFKVQPPPASK
- a CDS encoding dihydroorotate dehydrogenase, which gives rise to MTQAANPAASASGHAVDLSVSFAGLTFKNPVIAASGTFGYGIEFEDIVALEKLGGFVVKGLSREPMAGNPPPRIFETAAGMLNSIGLQNIGARAFVEEKLPLLNKKKDIVVIANVFGYTPDDYEAAIHILNQGEGIAAYELNVSCPNTKRGGIQFGTDPVLLEEVVVNAKNAARRPLIVKLSPNVSSIPQMAHAAENAGADAISLVNTFVALAIDAETRRPRISNITAGLSGPAIKPIALRMVYEAAHAVDIPVIGIGGIATAEDVVEFMLAGAAAVQIGTANYWDPCATEKIVGALERWCVEHRVKKITDLIGGLET
- a CDS encoding DUF5666 domain-containing protein; this encodes MKTKRMIALTAALAVALSGLALAHGAGEHVKGMVTAVTASSITVQTLEKETKAVSFDSETKFIKSGKPAKASDLKVGDRVVVDVHQMGDMLHAAIVRFGAPNRAATPHSH